From the genome of Deinococcus misasensis DSM 22328:
GCTTTCGTCTTCGCAGACTCAGACACTGGCATTTCCAGAGGTGAACTGTTCACCGAACGGACCGACCTGCAAGACTTGATTGGCAGGAAGACGACACCCATTGCGGAGACTGTGGCTCTGGTGCTCGGGTAAGGATGCACCAAATGATTCACCGAAGATATGTATCTTCGGTGAATCATTTTATATCACTGACGTTTCATTTTTTCATGGAGACATTACACCATTGATTGGGTATTTTGTGGGAACCGTAATTGTATTTATAAAATTACAAGATGAGAAATAGAGGATTTGACAATTATTATTTACACCCCATCCCCATGTGTCACCCATGTCATCTGTGATAAAACGTCCTGATACTCCAGCATCTATCCCCACTGCTTTACGGCCGTTTGGCAAAGCAATCTTTACAGGAGGATAAAACTGGTCTGCGCTCTGTAAATTTGCTTGACCCAGTTCGGAAGCTTTGCCCCAAGCCCAAACTTCTCCTTCTTCCGTACGCACCAAAGTCAGATTCGATCCAACAGCCACTTGAACGATTTTCTGATCATTCAGGACATTGACTTTAATGGGCGTAATGTTGGTATTTGCATTTAAATGCGAGGCTCCCCAGTTCCAAAGTTGTCCAGAGCCATCTAAAGCATACATCACATTTCCGTATCCTTCGATGGCAACAATACCATTCAGGCCAATGATTTGCCCCAATTGGTGGTTCGCACCACCAGGATAGCCTCTAACCAAAGATGTGGTTGAATCAGTGTAAGACCACACAGTACCATCGTTTTTCAATATGACATGTGCCAGTTTTGCAACAGCAAGCATATCTATTGCATCACCAAAATCACCGCCACCAGCACTTATTTTTACCGTCTCGGGTATTTCTGAAACGAGATATGATCCGTATCCAGTTCTATATACATTTCCCCATTGGTATATTTTTCCATCTTCAGAAATAGCTATGCTACGATCCCAATTGACTCGGATTTTTTTGATTTTTTGAAGTCCGGCAACTTTTTTAGGGATTGCAAATTGTGAAAATCTCAATTGATCCATTTTTGTGTTGAAATTGTTGCCTTTTGGAAGATAACCCAGTTGACCATCATCGTTATTTTTCCCCCAACTCCACACTTCACCATTTACATCTAATGCCAATTGATGACTGTTCGTATATGAAGTAAATTCATTGGTTGCTACTTCTTTTATTTCATTCAATCCTAATATTTGACCCAGCTCAAAATAAGGACCATAATCCGTACGAACACCATTACCTATTTGATTGTATATATTACTGCCCCAGCCCCACACAGTACCATCTTCTTTTACAGCCACAGTAAAGTTGTTATTCAGCGTGACAGTCTGTTTTTGAACCAATTTTTTAACAATGGGTGACATTACAGAAGAGGGAACCACCTGCCGGGTCATTTGGGGGTTCTGCCATTCCAATTTCATTTGAGCATCACCTGTCTGATGCTTGAAATCCATCTGAAGGCTGTAACTTTCACCTGCACGCAAAAACATCTCGCCGGAAACAGGCTGGGCTGCTTGTGCCACATCCAGCAATTTGATGCCATTGATGACCAATCGGACTGGAGATCCAGAGGTGATCCACAACGTGTATCTTCCAGATGTGGGTGGTGTGATGCTCCCACTCCAACGGATGCTGTACGTCTCAGGGGAAATGAATGGTGCTGGGCTGTATCCTCCCCAGTTGAAGTTGATCTGGGAGTTCAAACGTTCTACACGCTTCCCTGTGAAGTCAGGGTTGTCAAAATACTCCGCTTTCAATCCCTGTTGCGTTTCTGTGAACGTTGCTCCAGAGTACACTGTTGCAGCAGGTTGAATCACCGAAAATCTTTGCTGGCTTCCATACTCGGGTGCAAAGGTCTTGCTGATGCAGTTCTTGTCGTTGGCATACGCTGGAGTCCCGAGGTTCCATTGAGCAGCAGTACTCACGGTGGCAGCATTTAGTACGGGATCACCACTTGCATCTACACTGGCACTGCCGACCTTCTGGTCGTACAGGTTCCAGTTCAGCACGTAGTCTTTGCGCTCATCCATGAACTGGTTCCATGCTGCCCAGTCCCCAGAGGGCACACTGCTCGGCCAGGTGTAGTAAATCCCTTGACGGCTTAAAAATGGACGGTCCGCAGACACCAGATTGTTGTACCCACGCATTACAAACTTGAACTTTGGCAAAGGATTTA
Proteins encoded in this window:
- a CDS encoding PA14 domain-containing protein, which gives rise to MHHWKHKILLLGALGLSACGMFQTPSKSTSPNTETTPNINFEAQGTPIVCSNQSAGGNFPYNSNGPLWRQQFFLNDNGTPLNYSTFSTDLPAVGNISMNPYVFNASGSTIKPQPWMYQYIYAPNTILSGTQSTGAVANNVVTSVSGIYGLLYNDSLKQFEIRIFSATGNKFKLYNAAGDVLPTEYGATQTYYPTINNNRVQIPTGQKVTLEFYLDPKVQYRKELIWASYKDASGVSKTDWVTVNMPYQEGILKVNAATYTVQEPTGIKTYQSAVNPLPKFKFVMRGYNNLVSADRPFLSRQGIYYTWPSSVPSGDWAAWNQFMDERKDYVLNWNLYDQKVGSASVDASGDPVLNAATVSTAAQWNLGTPAYANDKNCISKTFAPEYGSQQRFSVIQPAATVYSGATFTETQQGLKAEYFDNPDFTGKRVERLNSQINFNWGGYSPAPFISPETYSIRWSGSITPPTSGRYTLWITSGSPVRLVINGIKLLDVAQAAQPVSGEMFLRAGESYSLQMDFKHQTGDAQMKLEWQNPQMTRQVVPSSVMSPIVKKLVQKQTVTLNNNFTVAVKEDGTVWGWGSNIYNQIGNGVRTDYGPYFELGQILGLNEIKEVATNEFTSYTNSHQLALDVNGEVWSWGKNNDDGQLGYLPKGNNFNTKMDQLRFSQFAIPKKVAGLQKIKKIRVNWDRSIAISEDGKIYQWGNVYRTGYGSYLVSEIPETVKISAGGGDFGDAIDMLAVAKLAHVILKNDGTVWSYTDSTTSLVRGYPGGANHQLGQIIGLNGIVAIEGYGNVMYALDGSGQLWNWGASHLNANTNITPIKVNVLNDQKIVQVAVGSNLTLVRTEEGEVWAWGKASELGQANLQSADQFYPPVKIALPNGRKAVGIDAGVSGRFITDDMGDTWGWGVNNNCQILYFSSCNFINTITVPTKYPINGVMSP